In one Parambassis ranga chromosome 6, fParRan2.1, whole genome shotgun sequence genomic region, the following are encoded:
- the foxl3 gene encoding forkhead box L3, translating to MFDNSHYPFNCFNYDGDGYPSSSTDEEKKMCRPAYSYIALIAMAIQQSPEQRVTLSGIYEFIMKRFPYYRSNQRAWQNSIRHNLSLNSCFIKVPRTEGNEKGKGNFWTFATGCESMLDLFENGNFRRRRRRRSMKIGLRDSGETAFHPLESHVPSARRPEPDSTLCPLNPERPRPSPQQHHLLPNPTQQGKPESEIKFSIDYILSTPDPPLPGFRSSHGPVHLGTAGPPVHVLEPQHLNLHFWTL from the exons ATGTTCGATAACTCTCACTACCCCTTCAACTGCTTCAACTACGATGGAGATGGATATCCTTCTTCAAGCACGGACGAGGAGAAGAAAATGTGTAGACCCGCGTACAG CTACATAGCTCTGATAGCCATGGCCATCCAGCAGAGCCCCGAGCAGCGGGTCACCCTGTCGGGCATCTACGAGTTCATCATGAAGAGATTCCCCTACTACCGATCCAACCAGAGAGCCTGGCAGAACTCCATCAGACACAACCTGTCTCTCAACAGCTGCTTTATCaag GTTCCTCGGACGGAGGGCAACGAGAAGGGAAAAGGAAACTTCTGGACTTTTGCCACAGGCTGTGAATCCATGCTCGACCTCTTTGAAAATGGTAACTTTCGTCGACGACGGCGTCGGAGGAGCATGAAAATCGGTCTTCGTGATTCAGGAGAGACCGCTTTCCACCCTTTGGAGAGCCACGTCCCCTCAGCCCGGCGCCCCGAACCCGACTCCACCCTCTGCCCTCTGAACCCCGAGAGGCCTCGACCCAGTCCCCAACAACACCACCTCCTCCCTAACCCCACCCAACAAGGAAAACCAGAATCAGAGATCAAGTTTAGCATTGACTACATCCTATCCACTCCAGATCCACCCCTGCCTGGGTTCAGGTCCTCCCACGGTCCTGTACATTTAGGGACCGCAGGGCCACCTGTTCATGTTTTGGAGCCTCAGCACCTGAACCTGCACTTCTGGACTCTGtaa